A stretch of Channa argus isolate prfri chromosome 16, Channa argus male v1.0, whole genome shotgun sequence DNA encodes these proteins:
- the g2e3 gene encoding G2/M phase-specific E3 ubiquitin-protein ligase isoform X1, translating to MKKKARRSQVTNDSSIPEDCCALCRLSDDDPAMFGEKVTLKEHKLSVHYFCLLTSCGIYQRGEEDEGVFGFLVDDIKREIRRSLRLTCCSCKKKGACVGCNVRSCRKMVHFPCGRKHKFVSQFTGLFPSYCPDHSPTQSVCVGADLSLPQSCSICLDSIEPILSYSVLKCPSCHASWFHRDCVQRQAHSAGLFFFRCTLCNNKESFQEEMLRMGIYIPERDASWELEANAYSELLEVYKRCDALTCLCESGRTHSAKTGWFELIRCRLCGSRGTHKKCSGLRLDTRNWACTDCTQATDGKASLVASPQGGQRRTLLSKRHLCSIQSSISSKRASLPALPAGSGSPEELLQALAPQLHPVCVVVEVSGDQALTAGLDLVRRTDFDPTNTLSIRFKYEQQTTFPSSLWETDSAKQHFLKLLVQQIQESVVFEGPDGFKNLALNSEALREDLYFDVGCLLALSLVHGGPPVGFFSPALYQCLFNYPPNRPLTFTHMTPDTIFTHQVQRIAEAQCLDDLQEAMKESQEYRELAGCDRPVSSLAERDALVEDLVSFTMITRMQLPLQRFREGLQTLGVFNQVQLFPSVFCSLFCEAAHRLTALTVTLLFTVNFSQHEEKLRRETPVITFWRHFLLECEVGRSSISLQDLLHFATGAEELPAAGFLPPPSISFLHPLSSPSPRVEKMGDVEETSTPRGKEWRDGGLFPQSEPDFKHLYLPVTSSYQAFKSSMEQAISHHIHLHPTES from the exons ATGAAAAAGAAGGCGAGGAGGTCACAGGTTACAAACGACAGCAGCATCCCAGAAGACT gctgTGCTCTGTGCAGGCTCAGCGATGATGACCCGGCCATGTTTGGGGAGAAAGTCACACTCAAAGAGCACAAACTATCTGTCCACTACTTCTGTTTG ctgacGTCCTGTGGCATTTACCAGCGAGGAGAGGAGGACGAAGGAGTTTTTGGTTTCTTGGTGGACGACATCAAACGGGAGATCCGCCGCTCACTTCGACTG ACATGTTGCAGCTGTAAGAAGAAGGGAGCCTGTGTCGGCTGTAATGTCAGAAGCTGCAGGAAGATGGTTCACTTCCCCTGTGGCAGGAAACACAAGTTTGTCTCCCAGTTTACTGGACTTTTCCC GTCATACTGTCCTGATCACAGTCCCAcgcagtctgtgtgtgtgggggcagACCTCAGTCTTCCTCAGTCCTGCTCCATCTGTTTGGACTCCATTGAGCCCATCCTGTCCTACTCTGTCCTAAAATGTCCATCCTGCCATGCCAGCTGGTTCCACAGAGACTGTGTACAG CGTCAGGCCCACAGTGCCGGCCTCTTCTTCTTCAGATGTACCCTCTGCAACAACAAGGAAAGCTTCCAGGAGGAGATGCTAAGGATGGGAATCTACATCCCAGAGAG AGATGCATCTTGGGAGTTGGAGGCTAATGCCTATTCAGAGCTGCTGGAGGTTTACAAGCGCTGTGATGCTCTCACCTGTCTCTGTGAAAGTGGACGGACACACTCAGCCAAGACCGG GTGGTTTGAGCTGATTCGCTGCCGACTGTGTGGATCCAGAGGGACTCATAAGAAATGCTCAGGGCTTAGATTGGACACCAGAAACTGGGCCTGCACTGACTGCACGCAGGCGACTGATGGGAAAG CCTCCCTGGTTGCGTCTCCTCAGGGAGGTCAAAGGAGGACTCTGCTTTCCAAACGccacctctgctccatccagtCTTCTATCAGCTCTAAGAG aGCATCATTACCTGCATTACCTGCAGGATCTGGATCACCTGAGGAGCTGCTGCAGGCTCTGGCTCCTCAGCTCCATCCTGTCTGTGTTGTCGTTGAGGTGAGTGGAGATCAGGCTCTGACAGCCGGTCTGGACCTGGTCAGAAGGACTGACTTTGACCCCACAAACACTCTGTCCATCAG GTTCAAATATGAGCAGCAGACTACATTTCCCAGCAGCCTATGGGAGACAGACTCAGCCAAGCAGCACTTCTTAAAGCTGCTTGTGCAGCAGATCCAGGAGTCTGTGGTATTTGAGGGTCCAGATGGTTTCAAAAACCTGGCACTAAACTCTGAGG ctcTGCGTGAGGACTTGTACTTTGATGTTGGCTGCCTGTTGGCGCTCTCTCTGGTTCATGGTGGGCCTCCTGTCGGCTTCTTCTCCCCCGCCCTCTACCAGTGTCTCTTCAACTACCCCCCCAACCGTCCCCTTACCTTCACACACATGACCCCGGACACAATCTTCACCCATCAAGTCCAGAGG ATTGCTGAGGCTCAGTGTTTGGATGACCTGCAAGAAGCCATGAAGGAAAGCCAGGAATACCGGGAGCTGGCTGGCTGCGACCGACCCGTCAGCAGCCTTGCAGAGAGGGATGCTCTGGTGGAGGATCTGGTCAGCTTCACTATGATCACCAGGATGCAGCTGCCTCTGCAGAg GTTTCGTGAGGGTCTGCAGACTCTGGGTGTCTTTAATCAG GTGCAGCTCTTCCCGTCGGTCTTCTGCAGCCTTTTCTGCGAAGCAGCACATCGTCTCACAGCTCTGACAGTCACTCTGCTCTTCACCGTCAACTTCTCTCAGCACGAGGAGAAGCTGCGCAGGGAAACGCCCGTCATCACCTTCTGGAGACACTTCCTGCTCGAGTGTGAAG TTGGGAGAAGCTCCATTTCCCTTCAAGATCTCCTTCACTTTGCCACGGGAGCTGAGGAGCTCCCAGCAGCCGgcttcctccctcctccctctatCTCCTTCCTCCACCCTCTCAGCTCCCCTTCACCAAGAGTCGAGAAGATGGGTGATGTTGAGGAGACGAGCACACCCAGGGGGAAGGAGTGGAGGGATGGAGGTCTTTTCCCACAGAGCGAGCCCGACTTCAAACACCTCTATCTCCCCGTCACCTCCTCATACCaggccttcaaaagctccatgGAGCAGGCTATCAGCCACCACATACACCTCCATCCCACAGAGAGTTAG
- the g2e3 gene encoding G2/M phase-specific E3 ubiquitin-protein ligase isoform X2, producing MVHFPCGRKHKFVSQFTGLFPSYCPDHSPTQSVCVGADLSLPQSCSICLDSIEPILSYSVLKCPSCHASWFHRDCVQRQAHSAGLFFFRCTLCNNKESFQEEMLRMGIYIPERDASWELEANAYSELLEVYKRCDALTCLCESGRTHSAKTGWFELIRCRLCGSRGTHKKCSGLRLDTRNWACTDCTQATDGKASLVASPQGGQRRTLLSKRHLCSIQSSISSKRASLPALPAGSGSPEELLQALAPQLHPVCVVVEVSGDQALTAGLDLVRRTDFDPTNTLSIRFKYEQQTTFPSSLWETDSAKQHFLKLLVQQIQESVVFEGPDGFKNLALNSEALREDLYFDVGCLLALSLVHGGPPVGFFSPALYQCLFNYPPNRPLTFTHMTPDTIFTHQVQRIAEAQCLDDLQEAMKESQEYRELAGCDRPVSSLAERDALVEDLVSFTMITRMQLPLQRFREGLQTLGVFNQVQLFPSVFCSLFCEAAHRLTALTVTLLFTVNFSQHEEKLRRETPVITFWRHFLLECEVGRSSISLQDLLHFATGAEELPAAGFLPPPSISFLHPLSSPSPRVEKMGDVEETSTPRGKEWRDGGLFPQSEPDFKHLYLPVTSSYQAFKSSMEQAISHHIHLHPTES from the exons ATGGTTCACTTCCCCTGTGGCAGGAAACACAAGTTTGTCTCCCAGTTTACTGGACTTTTCCC GTCATACTGTCCTGATCACAGTCCCAcgcagtctgtgtgtgtgggggcagACCTCAGTCTTCCTCAGTCCTGCTCCATCTGTTTGGACTCCATTGAGCCCATCCTGTCCTACTCTGTCCTAAAATGTCCATCCTGCCATGCCAGCTGGTTCCACAGAGACTGTGTACAG CGTCAGGCCCACAGTGCCGGCCTCTTCTTCTTCAGATGTACCCTCTGCAACAACAAGGAAAGCTTCCAGGAGGAGATGCTAAGGATGGGAATCTACATCCCAGAGAG AGATGCATCTTGGGAGTTGGAGGCTAATGCCTATTCAGAGCTGCTGGAGGTTTACAAGCGCTGTGATGCTCTCACCTGTCTCTGTGAAAGTGGACGGACACACTCAGCCAAGACCGG GTGGTTTGAGCTGATTCGCTGCCGACTGTGTGGATCCAGAGGGACTCATAAGAAATGCTCAGGGCTTAGATTGGACACCAGAAACTGGGCCTGCACTGACTGCACGCAGGCGACTGATGGGAAAG CCTCCCTGGTTGCGTCTCCTCAGGGAGGTCAAAGGAGGACTCTGCTTTCCAAACGccacctctgctccatccagtCTTCTATCAGCTCTAAGAG aGCATCATTACCTGCATTACCTGCAGGATCTGGATCACCTGAGGAGCTGCTGCAGGCTCTGGCTCCTCAGCTCCATCCTGTCTGTGTTGTCGTTGAGGTGAGTGGAGATCAGGCTCTGACAGCCGGTCTGGACCTGGTCAGAAGGACTGACTTTGACCCCACAAACACTCTGTCCATCAG GTTCAAATATGAGCAGCAGACTACATTTCCCAGCAGCCTATGGGAGACAGACTCAGCCAAGCAGCACTTCTTAAAGCTGCTTGTGCAGCAGATCCAGGAGTCTGTGGTATTTGAGGGTCCAGATGGTTTCAAAAACCTGGCACTAAACTCTGAGG ctcTGCGTGAGGACTTGTACTTTGATGTTGGCTGCCTGTTGGCGCTCTCTCTGGTTCATGGTGGGCCTCCTGTCGGCTTCTTCTCCCCCGCCCTCTACCAGTGTCTCTTCAACTACCCCCCCAACCGTCCCCTTACCTTCACACACATGACCCCGGACACAATCTTCACCCATCAAGTCCAGAGG ATTGCTGAGGCTCAGTGTTTGGATGACCTGCAAGAAGCCATGAAGGAAAGCCAGGAATACCGGGAGCTGGCTGGCTGCGACCGACCCGTCAGCAGCCTTGCAGAGAGGGATGCTCTGGTGGAGGATCTGGTCAGCTTCACTATGATCACCAGGATGCAGCTGCCTCTGCAGAg GTTTCGTGAGGGTCTGCAGACTCTGGGTGTCTTTAATCAG GTGCAGCTCTTCCCGTCGGTCTTCTGCAGCCTTTTCTGCGAAGCAGCACATCGTCTCACAGCTCTGACAGTCACTCTGCTCTTCACCGTCAACTTCTCTCAGCACGAGGAGAAGCTGCGCAGGGAAACGCCCGTCATCACCTTCTGGAGACACTTCCTGCTCGAGTGTGAAG TTGGGAGAAGCTCCATTTCCCTTCAAGATCTCCTTCACTTTGCCACGGGAGCTGAGGAGCTCCCAGCAGCCGgcttcctccctcctccctctatCTCCTTCCTCCACCCTCTCAGCTCCCCTTCACCAAGAGTCGAGAAGATGGGTGATGTTGAGGAGACGAGCACACCCAGGGGGAAGGAGTGGAGGGATGGAGGTCTTTTCCCACAGAGCGAGCCCGACTTCAAACACCTCTATCTCCCCGTCACCTCCTCATACCaggccttcaaaagctccatgGAGCAGGCTATCAGCCACCACATACACCTCCATCCCACAGAGAGTTAG